Proteins encoded by one window of Rhodamnia argentea isolate NSW1041297 chromosome 6, ASM2092103v1, whole genome shotgun sequence:
- the LOC115741566 gene encoding uncharacterized protein LOC115741566 isoform X2: MDLKAGSLPFTKPTTGQPQCIQTQSAPSQQTTATRRHSSEMASSSSSSSSSPSSSVAVSTFVVFFALASILGPSSSAHAPTGSAHDHPVNQTFEPSQHSQRLKRGANAHLRKINKPAVKTIQSPDGDLIDCVLTHLQPAFDHPELKGQKPLDPPERPRGNESAEAAAHTFQLWTDGGESCPEGTIPIRRTTEKDILRASSIQRFGRKLRRNVRRDSTGTGHEHAVVFVNGQQYFGAKASINVWSPGVTDMYEFSLSQVWVISGSFGNDLNTIEAGWQVSPELYGDNYPRFFTYWTTDAYQATGCYNLLCSGFVQTNNKIAIGAAISPRSSYNGRQFDIGVMVWKDPKHGHWWLEFGSGLLVGYWPALLFSHLRSHADMVQFGGEIVNTRSTGFHTSTQMGSGHFAEEGFGKASYFRNLQVVDWDNNLLSPSNLHLLADHPNCYDIKQGRNNVWGTYFYYGGPGRNVRCP, from the exons ATGGATCTGAAGGCAGGTTCGCTCCCATTTACAAAACCCACAACAG GACAACCTCAATGCATACAAACACAAAGCGCCCCATCGCAACAAACAACAGCAACAAGGAGACATTCCTCAGAAAtggcctcttcctcttcctcttcctcttcttcccctTCCTCTTCTGTTGCAGTTTCAACGTTTGTTGTTTTCTTCGCTCTTGCCTCTATACTTGGCCCTTCCTCCTCAGCACACGCCCCGACTGGTTCAGCCCATGACCACCCGGTCAACCAGACATTTGAGCCGAGCCAACATTCACAGAGGCTGAAGAGAGGCGCCAATGCTCATCTCAGGAAGATCAACAAACCAGCAGTCAAGACTATTCAG AGTCCTGATGGTGATTTGATAGACTGCGTTCTAACCCATCTTCAACCAGCTTTCGACCACCCTGAGCTAAAAGGGCAGAAGCCGTTG GATCCACCAGAGAGGCCTAGAGGAAATGAATCAGCAGAAGCAGCGGCGCATACCTTTCAGCTATGGACTGATGGTGGCGAGTCATGCCCAGAAGGAACCATTCCAATCAGAAGAACCACAGAAAAGGACATTTTGAGAGCCAGTTCCATCcaaagatttggaagaaagctAAGAAGGAATGTCAGAAGAGACTCAACAGGCACCGGCCATGAG CATGCAGTTGTCTTCGTGAATGGTCAACAATATTTCGGGGCGAAGGCGAGCATTAACGTGTGGTCGCCTGGCGTCACGGACATGTATGAGTTCAGCTTATCGCAAGTCTGGGTCATCTCCGGTTCTTTTGGCAATGACCTTAATACCATTGAAGCCGGATGGCAG GTCAGTCCAGAATTATATGGAGACAACTATCCGAGGTTTTTCACTTATTGGACA ACTGATGCATACCAAGCAACAGGATGCTACAACTTGCTCTGCTCGGGCTTCGTCCAGACCAACAACAAGATTGCTATTGGTGCTGCAATTTCCCCGAGATCATCCTACAATGGAAGGCAATTCGATATTGGTGTGATGGTCTGGAAG GATCCGAAGCATGGACACTGGTGGCTGGAATTTGGTTCAGGGCTATTAGTTGGGTATTGGCCAGCGCTTTTGTTCAGTCACTTGAGGAGCCACGCTGACATGGTGCAGTTTGGAGGAGAAATTGTTAATACAAGATCAACGGGGTTTCACACATCCACACAGATGGGCAGTGGCCATTTTGCAGAAGAAGGATTCGGGAAAGCGTCCTACTTCCGAAACTTACAAGTCGTGGACTGGGATAATAATCTACTTTCTCCCTCGAACCTCCATCTTTTGGCGGATCATCCAAACTGCTATGATATCAAACAAGGGCGAAACAATGTCTGGGGCACTTACTTTTACTATGGAGGTCCTGGAAGGAATGTAAGATGTCCATGA
- the LOC115741566 gene encoding uncharacterized protein LOC115741566 isoform X1 — MDLKAGSLPFTKPTTGQPCPSHQNTTGQPQCIQTQSAPSQQTTATRRHSSEMASSSSSSSSSPSSSVAVSTFVVFFALASILGPSSSAHAPTGSAHDHPVNQTFEPSQHSQRLKRGANAHLRKINKPAVKTIQSPDGDLIDCVLTHLQPAFDHPELKGQKPLDPPERPRGNESAEAAAHTFQLWTDGGESCPEGTIPIRRTTEKDILRASSIQRFGRKLRRNVRRDSTGTGHEHAVVFVNGQQYFGAKASINVWSPGVTDMYEFSLSQVWVISGSFGNDLNTIEAGWQVSPELYGDNYPRFFTYWTTDAYQATGCYNLLCSGFVQTNNKIAIGAAISPRSSYNGRQFDIGVMVWKDPKHGHWWLEFGSGLLVGYWPALLFSHLRSHADMVQFGGEIVNTRSTGFHTSTQMGSGHFAEEGFGKASYFRNLQVVDWDNNLLSPSNLHLLADHPNCYDIKQGRNNVWGTYFYYGGPGRNVRCP, encoded by the exons ATGGATCTGAAGGCAGGTTCGCTCCCATTTACAAAACCCACAACAGGCCAACCCTGCCCTTCTCACCAAAACACAACAGGACAACCTCAATGCATACAAACACAAAGCGCCCCATCGCAACAAACAACAGCAACAAGGAGACATTCCTCAGAAAtggcctcttcctcttcctcttcctcttcttcccctTCCTCTTCTGTTGCAGTTTCAACGTTTGTTGTTTTCTTCGCTCTTGCCTCTATACTTGGCCCTTCCTCCTCAGCACACGCCCCGACTGGTTCAGCCCATGACCACCCGGTCAACCAGACATTTGAGCCGAGCCAACATTCACAGAGGCTGAAGAGAGGCGCCAATGCTCATCTCAGGAAGATCAACAAACCAGCAGTCAAGACTATTCAG AGTCCTGATGGTGATTTGATAGACTGCGTTCTAACCCATCTTCAACCAGCTTTCGACCACCCTGAGCTAAAAGGGCAGAAGCCGTTG GATCCACCAGAGAGGCCTAGAGGAAATGAATCAGCAGAAGCAGCGGCGCATACCTTTCAGCTATGGACTGATGGTGGCGAGTCATGCCCAGAAGGAACCATTCCAATCAGAAGAACCACAGAAAAGGACATTTTGAGAGCCAGTTCCATCcaaagatttggaagaaagctAAGAAGGAATGTCAGAAGAGACTCAACAGGCACCGGCCATGAG CATGCAGTTGTCTTCGTGAATGGTCAACAATATTTCGGGGCGAAGGCGAGCATTAACGTGTGGTCGCCTGGCGTCACGGACATGTATGAGTTCAGCTTATCGCAAGTCTGGGTCATCTCCGGTTCTTTTGGCAATGACCTTAATACCATTGAAGCCGGATGGCAG GTCAGTCCAGAATTATATGGAGACAACTATCCGAGGTTTTTCACTTATTGGACA ACTGATGCATACCAAGCAACAGGATGCTACAACTTGCTCTGCTCGGGCTTCGTCCAGACCAACAACAAGATTGCTATTGGTGCTGCAATTTCCCCGAGATCATCCTACAATGGAAGGCAATTCGATATTGGTGTGATGGTCTGGAAG GATCCGAAGCATGGACACTGGTGGCTGGAATTTGGTTCAGGGCTATTAGTTGGGTATTGGCCAGCGCTTTTGTTCAGTCACTTGAGGAGCCACGCTGACATGGTGCAGTTTGGAGGAGAAATTGTTAATACAAGATCAACGGGGTTTCACACATCCACACAGATGGGCAGTGGCCATTTTGCAGAAGAAGGATTCGGGAAAGCGTCCTACTTCCGAAACTTACAAGTCGTGGACTGGGATAATAATCTACTTTCTCCCTCGAACCTCCATCTTTTGGCGGATCATCCAAACTGCTATGATATCAAACAAGGGCGAAACAATGTCTGGGGCACTTACTTTTACTATGGAGGTCCTGGAAGGAATGTAAGATGTCCATGA